Genomic window (Microbacterium oxydans):
ATGTCATCACCTGCCCAGCCCGACGTCCCCATCTGGACCACGGTGCAGGAGCTTCTGGTCGATGACGATCGCGTCACGCCGCAACTGCAGGGCTTCCTGAGCCTCGCCGTTCCCGCGGGCGTGATGGCTGCCACCCTGTACCTCGAAGTCCCGAACGATCTCACGGCCGCGCAGATCAACAAGCGTCTCCGGCTGCCGATCATGGAGGCGCTCTCCCACATCGGCGATGAGGTCACCTCCTACCGCGTGGTGGTGAACCACGAGCTGGCCGAGCAGCCGACCGCACCGATCGCGGTGGGCGATTTCGGACGACAGGAGCAGATCCGCGTCGAGTCGCCGATGGAGCAGCCGACCCAGCTGCGCCACGAATCGCGACTGAACCCGAAGTACACCTTCGACAACTTCGTCATCGGGCAGTCCAACCGCTTCGCCCATGCGGCGGCGGTCGCCGTCGCCGAAGCGCCGGCCAAGGCGTACAACCCGCTGTTCATCTACGGCGACTCCGGACTCGGCAAGACGCACCTCCTCCACGCGATCGGCGACTACGCCCAGTCCCTCTATGCAGGGGTGAAGGTCCGCTACGTGTCGAGCGAGGAGTTCACGAACGACTTCATCAACTCGATCGCGAACAACCGCGGCGCCGCCTTCCAGGCTCGATACCGCGACGTCGACATCCTCCTCATCGACGACATCCAGTTCCTGCAGGGTCGTGCGGAGACGCAGGAGGCCTTCTTCCACACCTTCAACACGCTGCACGATCACAACAAGCAGGTGGTGATCACTAGTGACGTCGCCCCGAAGCACCTCACCGGCTTCGAGGATCGGATGCGCAGCCGCTTCGAGTGGGGCCTGATCACCGACGTGCAGGCGCCCGACCTGGAGACGCGTATCGCGATCCTCCGCAAGAAGGCACAGAGCGAGGCCCTCCACATCCCCGACGAGGTGCTGGAGTACATCGCGACCGTGGTGTCCTCGAACATCCGGGAGCTCGAGGGCGCTCTCATCCGGGTGTCGGCGTTCGCCAGCCTGAATCGCTCCGCGCTCGACATCTCCCTCGCGCAGACCGTGCTCCGCGACATCATCGACACGGCCGAGGACAACATCATCTCGCCGACCGACATCATCACGGCGACCGCGCAGTACTTCAAACTCACCGTCGACGACCTGTACGGCTCGAGCCGTTCGCAGCAGATCGCCACCGCACGGCAGATTGCGATGTATCTGTGCCGCGAACGCACCAGCCTCTCGCTCCCGAAGATCGGTCAGCTGTTCGGCAACCGTGACCACACGACGGTCATGTACGCGTACAAGAAGATCAGCGAGCTCATGAAGGAGCGCCGCTCCATCTACAACCAGGTCACCGAGATCACCACGCAGCTCGGAAGACGCTGACGCGCCGAGTCTTCAGAAAAAGTGGAGGTGAGCACCTGATCGGGTGCCCACCTCCACTTTTTTGTGTGCCCGACAGGGATTCTGACTGCCGGATAGATGCCTCTATGCACATGTGGATAACTTGTGGATGACCGTGGATTCCATCGGGACGAATGTGGGCTGATCGCCCAAACCTGTGGATAACTCCAAGGGGGTCCGGATCGACCCACCTGCCGGTAACCCGCGGATTCCTCAGGGTTTCCACAACTGACAACTGTGTAGTTCCCTACTCGCTCTTGCTATCCACCGACTTATCCACAGTATCCACAGCTGTTAACACCGTTAAGGAGTTAAGTCATTCAAGGCGCGATCCGATCACCAGACGGTGGGGAGAACCGGACGAACGGATGACAGGAACTCCGGCGTAGGGATACGCCGGACTGTGGGGCTAGCATGGGAAGCCCTGCACCGGCAGGGACGACGACAACGCGTCACAGTTCGACGACAAGGGAGCACCCGTGAGGTTTCAGGTCAACCGCGATGTCTTCAGCGAGGCTGTGTCGTTCGTCGTCAAGCTGCTTCCCCAGCGGAATCCGCAGCCGATCCTTGCCGGAGTGCTCATCGAAGCCGACGGATCCGGTCTGACGCTCTCGGCGTTCGACTACGAGGCATCCGCTCGCACGACCATCGAAGCCACAGTCGACACTCCGGGCACGATCCTCGTCCACGGCCGGCTTCTCTCCGACATCGCCAGCCGTCTCCCGAACGCCCCGATCGAGATCGCGGTCGAGGAAGACGGCGGCATCACCGTCACCTGCGGCTCCGCCCGATTCACCCTCGCGGCCATGCCGGTCGAGGAATACCCGTCGATCCCCGAGGTCAGCGGCTCATCGGGCGTCGTTCCGGCCGATGACTTCGGCACGGCGATCGCGCAGGTCGGGTTCGCGGCGTCGCGTGACGACGTCACCCCCGTGCTCACGGGTGTGCAGCTCGAGGTCTCCGGTCACAACCTGAGCCTGGTCGCCACCGACCGCTACCGCGTCTCGCTGCGTGACGTGCCGTGGGACGGGGAGGCCGTCGAGGCGACGGCCCTGGTCCCGGCCCGCACGCTGCTCGAGGTCGGAAAGACCTTCGGCCACGCCGGCACCATCCAGGTCGCGTTCTCCGGAGCGGGTGACCGCGAGATCATCGCCTTCACCGCCGGCAACAAGACCGTGACATCGCTGCTGATCAAGGGCAATTTCCCGCCGGTTCGCCGCCTGTTCCCCGAGCAGACCGATCACTACGCGGTCGTGAACACCGCCGACCTCGTCGAGGCCGTCCGCCGCGTGTCGCTGGTGCTCGACCGTGCCGCTCCGCTGCGGTTCACGTTCTCCCACGACAGCGTGACGATGGACGCCTCGGGCAGCGAGCACGCCCGTGCCTCCGAGTCGGTCGACGCGATCCTGTCCGGTGGCGACGAGGTGACGCTCGGCCTGAACCCGCAGTACCTGATCGAGGCTCTCGGTGCGGTGAAGAGCGAGTTCGTGCGCGTGACGTTCACGTCGAGCGACAACGCCAACAAGCTGAGCCCCGTGCTGATCACGAGCCAGACCTCGGTCGACCAGGCCGGTCTCGACTCGTTCAAGTACCTCCTTCAGCCCAACCTCCTTCTCCGCTGACCTTCCTCCCACCTCCCCGGAACGTTCCCGGATATACCCGAAACGTCCCCGGATCAGCCGTTAGCCGAACTCCGGAACCGTCACAGGTGGCGGTGCTCCCGGAGCGAGCATCGGGAGGGGCCCGCGAAGCGGGAGGGTCCCCGCTCTGCGAGCGAAGGGTGCATCGCCACCTGCGACCCACACGAACAGAAGTCAGAGAAGTCTCCGTGTCAGACCCCGAAGGTAGGCTGACTCCGTGATTGTGGAGCACCTGAGTCTGGTCGATTTCCGCAATTACGCGACCGCTGAACTCACGCTCCACCGTGGCCCGAACGTTCTGGTGGGGCGTAACGGGCAGGGCAAGACGAATCTGGCGGAGGCGGTCGTGTTCCTTGCGACGCTCGGTTCCCACCGAGTGTCGTCGGATGCGCCCATGGTCCGTGACGGCCAGGAGTTCGCGGTCATCCGTGCCCGCCTCTCCCATGGTGAGCGTCGTGTCCTCGCCGAAGTCCAGGTCAACCGGCAGGGTTCCAACAAGGCGCGGATCAACGGCTCGCCGTCGAAGCCGAACGAGCTGCCGCGTTACGCGCATGTCGTGCTGTTCGCGCCGGAGGATCTGCAGATCGTGCGGGGAGACCCCTCGGCGCGTCGTCGATTCTCCGACCAGCTCCTCATCCAGCGCACACCGCGGATGGCGGCCGTGCTCGCCGACTACGACCGGGTGCTCAAACAGCGCAATGCCCTGCTGAAGTCCGCACGAGCTCGCGGCATCCGTGGCGAGGGGTTGAGCACGCTCGATGTCTGGGACGACAAGCTCGTCGCGCTCGGGTCGGAGATCATCACGGCGCGACAGCGTCTGGCGGCGGATCTGCAGCAGCCGGTCGCCGATGCGTACGAGGCGATCGCCGGCGCCGATCACCGACCTCGCCTGGAGTGGGCGCTGTCGGTGCGCGGCAGCGATCCCGAGGAGGACGAGGATGCAGCCGATGCCGAGGATGCCGCACCCGTCGACATGCTCGACCCGGCCCATATCGCCGACCTGTTCCGCGCCTCGCTGGCGGCGAAGCGGTCGAATGAGATCGACCGCGGGCTGACCCTGACCGGACCGCACCGTGACGACCTGGTGCTCCGAGTCCGCGATCTCCCCGTGAAGGGGTATGCCTCACACGGCGAATCCTGGTCGGTGGCGCTCGCTCTCCGACTCGCATCGGCCGAGCTTCTGCGCAGCGAGTCCCCCGCCGGGGATCCGGTGCTGATCCTCGACGACGTCTTCGCCGAACTCGACGCCGACCGACGCCAGCGGCTCGCCGCCTTGACCGCGGGATACGAGCAGGTGGTGGTCACGGCGGCGGTGGAGGAGGATATCCCCGAGGTGCTGCACGCCCACGTGGTGCGGATCAGTGCCGGAACGATCAGCGACGAGCGGGCCAGCGAGCAGGCTCAGGAACCGGGAGACGATGACTGACACCGCATCGACCCCGGCCGCCGATGTTCCGGAGACCGTCGGCACCTACCTCCGTCTCCGCGGTCTGCAGCCGAGCTCGAAGAGCTGGAAGCGCAAGCGTCGGATAACGACCGATGACGACAACGCGCCCTTCACCCCCGGCCGGGATCCCGGTGCCCTCGGCGATGTGCTCGACAAACTGAGTCGCGACTCCGGGTGGCAGATCACTCTCGCCCGTGAAGACCTGGTCCGACAGTGGGCGGATCTGGCCGGCGCGGACACGGCCAAGCACTCCGAGCCGGTGTCGCTTGAGCGCGGTCTGCTGACCGTGAAATGCGACTCGACGGCCTGGGCCAAGAACCTGCAGTTCATGCGGGCGACGATTCTCACCGAGATCGGCCGACGGTATCCGGACGCCGGCGTGGAGAACCTGCGCTTCATCGGACCGGACGTTCCCTCCTGGAAATGGGGTCCCAGAGCCGTTCCAGGACGGGGTCCGCGCGATACCTACGGGTAGGGCACCACGCAAGGGGTCCGAAACGCTCAGAGGGGCACACACGGCCGTTGAGCGGCATTTCCCGACGAAACTCCGCTAGAATGGGAGTTCGTGATATCGATGTGGAGAATGCCCTCTGATGACGCCTGAATCCCCTGCTGACGAGACGGAATCGAACACCGGGGGAACCCCCGCAACCGAGGGCACCATTGCACCCAAGGCGAAGCAGCCCGGTGAGTACGGCGCCGATTCGATCCAGATCCTCGAAGGCCTCGAGGCCGTGCGCAAGCGGCCCGGTATGTACATCGGATCCACGGGTCCGCGCGGTCTGCACCACCTGGTGTACGAGATCGTCGACAACTCCGTCGATGAGGCCCTGGCCGGCTACGCCGACACGATCTTCGTGACGATGCTCGCCGACGGCGGTGTCCGCGTGGTCGACAACGGCCGTGGCATCCCCGTCGACCCGCACTCGTCCGATCCGAACAAGTCGACCGTCGAGGTCGTGCTGACGATCCTGCACGCCGGTGGAAAGTTCGGCGGCGGCGCCTATGCCGTCTCCGGCGGACTGCACGGCGTCGGATCCTCCGTCGTGAACGCGCTCTCGACGCGGTTCGACGTCGAGGTCAAGCAGAAGGGCTTCGTCTGGCGGCACAGCTTCGCCGACGGCGGCATCCCGCAGCAGAAGCTCGAGAAGGGCGAGGCGACCGAAGACACCGGAACGAGCATCACGTTCTGGCCGGACGCGTCGATCTTCACGGAGACGATCGAGTTCGACTACGACACGCTCCGTACGCGCTTCCAGCAGATGGCGTTCCTCAACAAGGGGCTGCGCATCGAGCTGCGCGACGAGCGCGAGTCCTCCGCCTACGAGGTCGAGGAGGACGGCGCGACCGTCACCAAGCAGCCGGGCGACGTGTTCTTCTACGAGCGCGGTCTGGTCGACTACGTCGAGTACCTCAACAAGGTGCGTCACGCCGAGGTCGTCAACGACGAGATCATCGCCTTCGAATCGGAGGACACCGAGCGCAAGATCTCCCTCGAGGTCGCGATGCAGTGGACCACCTCGTACACCGAGAACGTCTTCACCTACGCGAACACGATCAACACCCACGAGGGGGGAACCCATGAGGAGGGCTTCCGCGCGGCGCTGACCACCCTGGTCAACAAGTACGCCCGTGCGAACAACCTCCTCAAGGAGAAGGACGACAACCTCTCCGGCGACGATGTGCGCGAGGGCCTGACCGCGGTCATCTCGATCAAGCTCGGCGAGCCGCAGTTCGAAGGTCAGACCAAGACGAAGCTCGGCAACACCGAGGCGAAGGCGTTCGTGCAGAAGGTCGTCGGCGATCAGCTCGGCGACTGGTTCGAGCGCAACCCGAACCAGGCGAAGAACGTCATCCGCAAGGCGATCGACGCCGCGACCGCCCGCCTCGCCGCCCGCAAGGCGCGGGAGACCGCGCGCCGCAAGAGCGTCTTCGAGTCGGCGGCCATGCCGGACAAGCTCAAGGACTGCACGAGCAAGGATCCGTCCATCAGCGAGATCTTCCTCGTGGAGGGTGACTCGGCCGGTGGTTCCGCGGTGCAGGGTCGCGACCCGCACACGCAGGCGATCCTGGCCCTCCGAGGCAAGATCCTCAACGTCGAGCGCGCACGTCTCGACAAGGCACTGGGCAACAAGGAAGTCCAGGCGATGATCCAGGCCTTCGGCACGGGCATCGGCGAAGAGTTCGACATCGAGAAGGCGCGCT
Coding sequences:
- the dnaA gene encoding chromosomal replication initiator protein DnaA, which gives rise to MAATLYLEVPNDLTAAQINKRLRLPIMEALSHIGDEVTSYRVVVNHELAEQPTAPIAVGDFGRQEQIRVESPMEQPTQLRHESRLNPKYTFDNFVIGQSNRFAHAAAVAVAEAPAKAYNPLFIYGDSGLGKTHLLHAIGDYAQSLYAGVKVRYVSSEEFTNDFINSIANNRGAAFQARYRDVDILLIDDIQFLQGRAETQEAFFHTFNTLHDHNKQVVITSDVAPKHLTGFEDRMRSRFEWGLITDVQAPDLETRIAILRKKAQSEALHIPDEVLEYIATVVSSNIRELEGALIRVSAFASLNRSALDISLAQTVLRDIIDTAEDNIISPTDIITATAQYFKLTVDDLYGSSRSQQIATARQIAMYLCRERTSLSLPKIGQLFGNRDHTTVMYAYKKISELMKERRSIYNQVTEITTQLGRR
- the dnaN gene encoding DNA polymerase III subunit beta yields the protein MRFQVNRDVFSEAVSFVVKLLPQRNPQPILAGVLIEADGSGLTLSAFDYEASARTTIEATVDTPGTILVHGRLLSDIASRLPNAPIEIAVEEDGGITVTCGSARFTLAAMPVEEYPSIPEVSGSSGVVPADDFGTAIAQVGFAASRDDVTPVLTGVQLEVSGHNLSLVATDRYRVSLRDVPWDGEAVEATALVPARTLLEVGKTFGHAGTIQVAFSGAGDREIIAFTAGNKTVTSLLIKGNFPPVRRLFPEQTDHYAVVNTADLVEAVRRVSLVLDRAAPLRFTFSHDSVTMDASGSEHARASESVDAILSGGDEVTLGLNPQYLIEALGAVKSEFVRVTFTSSDNANKLSPVLITSQTSVDQAGLDSFKYLLQPNLLLR
- the recF gene encoding DNA replication/repair protein RecF (All proteins in this family for which functions are known are DNA-binding proteins that assist the filamentation of RecA onto DNA for the initiation of recombination or recombinational repair.) encodes the protein MIVEHLSLVDFRNYATAELTLHRGPNVLVGRNGQGKTNLAEAVVFLATLGSHRVSSDAPMVRDGQEFAVIRARLSHGERRVLAEVQVNRQGSNKARINGSPSKPNELPRYAHVVLFAPEDLQIVRGDPSARRRFSDQLLIQRTPRMAAVLADYDRVLKQRNALLKSARARGIRGEGLSTLDVWDDKLVALGSEIITARQRLAADLQQPVADAYEAIAGADHRPRLEWALSVRGSDPEEDEDAADAEDAAPVDMLDPAHIADLFRASLAAKRSNEIDRGLTLTGPHRDDLVLRVRDLPVKGYASHGESWSVALALRLASAELLRSESPAGDPVLILDDVFAELDADRRQRLAALTAGYEQVVVTAAVEEDIPEVLHAHVVRISAGTISDERASEQAQEPGDDD
- a CDS encoding DUF721 domain-containing protein, whose protein sequence is MTDTASTPAADVPETVGTYLRLRGLQPSSKSWKRKRRITTDDDNAPFTPGRDPGALGDVLDKLSRDSGWQITLAREDLVRQWADLAGADTAKHSEPVSLERGLLTVKCDSTAWAKNLQFMRATILTEIGRRYPDAGVENLRFIGPDVPSWKWGPRAVPGRGPRDTYG
- the gyrB gene encoding DNA topoisomerase (ATP-hydrolyzing) subunit B, with protein sequence MTPESPADETESNTGGTPATEGTIAPKAKQPGEYGADSIQILEGLEAVRKRPGMYIGSTGPRGLHHLVYEIVDNSVDEALAGYADTIFVTMLADGGVRVVDNGRGIPVDPHSSDPNKSTVEVVLTILHAGGKFGGGAYAVSGGLHGVGSSVVNALSTRFDVEVKQKGFVWRHSFADGGIPQQKLEKGEATEDTGTSITFWPDASIFTETIEFDYDTLRTRFQQMAFLNKGLRIELRDERESSAYEVEEDGATVTKQPGDVFFYERGLVDYVEYLNKVRHAEVVNDEIIAFESEDTERKISLEVAMQWTTSYTENVFTYANTINTHEGGTHEEGFRAALTTLVNKYARANNLLKEKDDNLSGDDVREGLTAVISIKLGEPQFEGQTKTKLGNTEAKAFVQKVVGDQLGDWFERNPNQAKNVIRKAIDAATARLAARKARETARRKSVFESAAMPDKLKDCTSKDPSISEIFLVEGDSAGGSAVQGRDPHTQAILALRGKILNVERARLDKALGNKEVQAMIQAFGTGIGEEFDIEKARYHKIVLMADADVDGQHITTLLLTLLFRYMRGLIEAGFVYLAMPPLYRLKWSNSAHEYVFSDAERDALLKHGIENGKRIPKDAGIQRYKGLGEMNPKELWETTMDHTTRTLQQITIEDAAAADEIFSVLMGEDVESRRSFIQRNAKDVRFLDI